The Ochotona princeps isolate mOchPri1 chromosome 17, mOchPri1.hap1, whole genome shotgun sequence genome segment CCCAGTGGGTGGCTGCCTTGAGTGGGTTAgagggcccagggctgggccaggctggctctggtctgtggccaggctggagctgagcacggATCCAGGAGCCGAGATGGGCGGCACTTGCGTTCAGATGGGCCTGGGTGCCGGGACGCTTATGTGGACGGCGCAGGGCTGCAGCGGCTGCCTGGGGACCCCGTGGCCACTGAGGGAGGGCTGGGCACTGGCAGCTCAGTGGGGCCAGCAGGGAGGTAGGGGTGTGGGCAGTTTGGAGCACCCCATGGTACTTGGTGGGCCCCCGGGGAGAGTCAACTTGTGGTTTCGTGATTGGGTCCAGCGTGGTCCCCAACGCTCTGCTTAAAAGGCCCCTCTGCCCGGTCTGTAGCCCCagcccactgccttcctggggatCTGCCCTCTCTTTTGGATgatccagcagtggaggaccccaCCCCCTCGCCTGTAAACAGGGGGAGCTGGGAACTCGTTCTCTTGGAGGTCCTGTCTGACCTCTCCCCTCTCCAACTCTGtgcccacaggcctctgctgggCATCTTGAAGGGAGACAGGGGAATGGCCTGTGGGCAAGCGGGGGCCCTCTCCCCTTCGCCTTCCTACCTGTCACTCTGTTGCCTGGCCCCCATCTTTTCCCCTAGGGCAGGGCTTGTTGTGCGTGGGCCATGGATTGAGAAACTGAGGCGCCAGCTGCAGTGATGGTGGGGGGCTGGGCGGGGAGCTCCTGTGTCGGGCGGGAGGGTGTAGGGTGGGCGTGAGGGTGCGACTACACCAGGCGAGCCAGGGAGCATGAGTAGTCCTTTCTGGTGCGGCCGTGGGTTGGCTGACCTGGGGCGCCCCGTGGCTCACCTCTCCCACTTCTCTCCCCTAGATATGCTGCAGCTCATCAACAATCAAGACAGTGACTTCCCAGGCCTGTTCGACGCCCCCTACGCCGGGGGTGGCCCAGAGGGCGCAGACCCTGGCAGCCCCGTGGCCAGCTCCCCGGGCAGTCTGTCCCCACCCCCTGCGACACTAACCTCTCCGCTTGAAGCTTTGCTGGGGGCACCGAAGGCGGCCCCCTCCCCAGTGTCCCCTGTCCAACCCGCGCCCACCCCTTTGAAGTCCTACCCTTCCGTGCCCTCCTTCTCCCCTGGGCCAGGCATTAAGGAAGAGCCGGTGCCCTTGACCATCCTGCAGCCCCCGGCTCCGCAGCCTCTGCCTGGGACCCTCATCCAGCAGAACTTCCTCACCCCAGCAGTACAGCCGTTTGGCTCTGCTCCGGGGTTGGGCTATACCAGCCCTTCTGGGGGCTTTCCTACAGGtaaggggaggggtgtgtgtgtgctgggttgCAGGGCAGGGGCGCAAAGCTGTGGTCTCAGTGGAGGATTTGCAGGCTTGGGAAATCAGATGTAGCTTGGAGTGCTTGCTGCCCACACAGCTGTGGGCTCGtcactgcccagccccagccatccacaCAAGGAGCCACAGGGACGTTGGCTCATACCAAGCCACGGGGTACCGGAAACCTGAAGGGGGATTGAGGCGGGGAGATGGCCACTCCCCAGGcccacagttccacaggccccTGCTTGATCCCTGCAGGGACCCCACCTGGGAGCACCCAGCAGccgctgcctggcctggccctggcatcCCCACCTGGTGCCCCTCCTGTCTCCTTACACACCACGGTCCAGAgcacagcccctgcccagcaACTGCTGACAGCCACCGCGGCCACCCCTGCCACAACCACTGTGACCTCCCAGATCCAACCAGTGCCGGTGAGGGGCAGTGGGAGGTGGCCCAGCCCATGGGGCCTAGACAGCCCCTGGGCTCAcacccctgccccgccccaggtgctgctgcagccccacttcATCAAGGCGGACTCGCTGCTGCTGACCACCGTGAAGACAGACGTAGGGGCCCCGGTGAAGGCGGCGGGGATCAATGCCCTGGCCCCCAGCACAACGGCCGTGCAGACCGGTCCCCTGCAGGTGGGTGCGGAGAAGGGAGGCCTGCACATGCGCACGTGCCTGTCTGGCTCTGGGTAATACGTGGCTGCCCCCCACCACCTGCAGACGCTGGTGAGCGGCGGTGCCATCCTGGCCACGGTGCCACTCGTGGTGGACACTGACAAGCTGCCCATCAACCGGCTGGCAGCCGGCAGCAAGGCCCCGGGCTCGGCCCAGAGCCGCGGTGAGAAACGCACGGCCCACAATGCCATCGAGAAACGCTACCGCTCCTCCATCAATGACAAGATTGTGGAACTCAAGGACCTGGTGGTGGGCAAGGAGGCCAAGGTGAGGGCAGAGGTACAGGCTGGGCCACCCTGGGCAAGAACACAGTGAGCTGGGGTGAGGAGTGGTGGGTGGTGGGCGGCAGTGTCAGACCGGGACTTGGAGACTTCAGCCCACCTGGGCCTGTGGGGACGTTCAGCAGGTGTTCAGGGCAGGCCCAGGGGAAGGAAGGTCTCAGGGTAAGAGACCAAAGACTGGAAGTGGGTGTTGGCAGCAGCACCCCTGGGGTGCCCGGCCCCagaccttccctctgctggcgCCACTGGCCAGGCCTTGCCGGCCAACCACGCTGCGCTTGCCCCGGCCTCTCTGCAGCTGAATAAATCTGCCGTCTTGCGCAAGGCCATCGACTACATCCGCTTCTTACAACACAGCAACCAGAAACTCAAGCAGGAGAATCTGAGCCTGCGATCGGCGGCCCACAAGAGCAGTGAGTGCCTGGCTGACCGAACACTCCTCCCCTGGCTGCCTGATCACTCCTCCCCTGGACACCCGTCACTCCTCCCCTGGCTGCCTGGTCACTCCTCCCCTGGCTGCCTGGTCACTCTTCCCCTGGACACCTGGTCACTCCTCCCTTGGTCACCTGGTCACTCCTCACCTGGACACCCAAACACTCCTGCCCTGGCCACCGGTCACTCCTCTTGGCCACCTGGTGGGTCCTCCCCTGACCGCTGGCCCCTCCTCTGGCCCCACCCAGTCTGTTCTCAGTCACTCCCACCGACTCTACCCACCCCACCATTGGCTCTGGGCCTGCTGCCAGCCCTACCCACCGTGTCTCTGttcccgcccccagccctggcccttagCTGTTCCCCTTGTGCCCTTTGGTGGAGGAGGGGGCGCATCCAGCTTCTCCCCATCCCTCacccctccctgctgtgttcctctGCCACCTCCAGAATCCCTAAAGGATCTAGTGTCACCCTGCGGTTCAGGCGGCAGTGGCACCGAGGTGCCCATGGAAGGCGTCAAGCCCGAGGCAGCGGACGCCCTGACCCCACCGCCCTCCGACGCTGGCTCACCCTCCCAGGGCAGCCCACTGTCGCTGGGCAGTGGTCGGGGTAGTGGTAGTGATTCCGAGCCTGACAGTCCGGCCTTTGAGGACAGCCAGGTGGGTTTTGTCTGCCACTGCATAAACAGAGAAGCCCAGAACCTGCCGGGGCCCAGGCCACTTGGGGTCACCCTGGCTGTGCCGCCCCATCTGGCAGGTAAAGCCGGAGCAGCCACCCTCGCCCCGCAGCCGCGGCATGCTGGACCGCTCGCGCCTCGCGCTGTGCGCTCTTGTGTTCCTCTGTCTGTCTTGCAACCCCCTGGCCTTACTCCTCGGAAGCCGGGGACCCCTTGGACCCCAAGATGTCACCACCATCTACCATAACCCCGGGCGCAGCGTGCTGGGTACAGAGAGCCGAGGTAAAGTGGGGCAGCCCCCTCTCCTCATCTAGGGTGTCAGGTGGGCTGGGCTCTGGCTCCCCTGACAAGCGTGTCCTGTCTCCCTAGATGGCCCCAGTTGGCCCCAGTGGCTGCTGCCTCCTCTGGTCTGGCTGGTCAACGGGCTCCTGGTGCTGTGCTCCTTGGCACTTGTGTTTGTGTACGGAGAGCCGGTCACACGGCCCCACTCGGGCCCTGCTGTGCACTTCTGGCGCCATCGCAAGCAGGCCGACCTGGACCTGGCTCGGGTGCGGGCTCAGCCCCTGCAGGAAGGGGCGGGGAGCATGGCCCTGGGGCTGGGAGGTGTTGCCCCCTACTCTCTCCCCACATTCCCCCCCCAAGTTCTCACCTGGAAAACACTTACTGTCCTGCAGGGGGACTTCGCTCAGGCggcccagcagctgtggctggcctTACGGGCCCTGGGCCGACCCCTGCCCACCTCTCATCTGGACTTGACCTACAGCTTGCTGTGGAACCTCATCCGCCACCTACTGCAGCGCCTCTGGGTGGGCCGCTGGCTGGCGGGCCGGGCTGGGGGTTTGCACCGGGACTGGGAGCTGCGGGCAGACGCACGCACCAGCGCCCGTGATGCGGCCCTCGCCTACCACAAGCTTCATCAGCTGCATGCCATGGGTGCGTCTGGTCGGGGAGGCTCGGGCTCCCCATGGCACgcccctccctggccctgccctaaATACTCCCTGTATTCTGTCTCCA includes the following:
- the SREBF1 gene encoding sterol regulatory element-binding protein 1 translates to MDETAFSEAALEQALAEPCELDAALLTDIEDMLQLINNQDSDFPGLFDAPYAGGGPEGADPGSPVASSPGSLSPPPATLTSPLEALLGAPKAAPSPVSPVQPAPTPLKSYPSVPSFSPGPGIKEEPVPLTILQPPAPQPLPGTLIQQNFLTPAVQPFGSAPGLGYTSPSGGFPTGTPPGSTQQPLPGLALASPPGAPPVSLHTTVQSTAPAQQLLTATAATPATTTVTSQIQPVPVLLQPHFIKADSLLLTTVKTDVGAPVKAAGINALAPSTTAVQTGPLQTLVSGGAILATVPLVVDTDKLPINRLAAGSKAPGSAQSRGEKRTAHNAIEKRYRSSINDKIVELKDLVVGKEAKLNKSAVLRKAIDYIRFLQHSNQKLKQENLSLRSAAHKSKSLKDLVSPCGSGGSGTEVPMEGVKPEAADALTPPPSDAGSPSQGSPLSLGSGRGSGSDSEPDSPAFEDSQVKPEQPPSPRSRGMLDRSRLALCALVFLCLSCNPLALLLGSRGPLGPQDVTTIYHNPGRSVLGTESRDGPSWPQWLLPPLVWLVNGLLVLCSLALVFVYGEPVTRPHSGPAVHFWRHRKQADLDLARGDFAQAAQQLWLALRALGRPLPTSHLDLTYSLLWNLIRHLLQRLWVGRWLAGRAGGLHRDWELRADARTSARDAALAYHKLHQLHAMGKYPGGPLTATNLALSALNLAECAGDAVSAATLAEIYVAAALRVKTSLPRALHFLTRFFLSSARQACLAQSGSVPASLQWLCHPVGHRFFVDGDWAVRSVPRDSLYSVAGNPVDPLARVTQLFREHLLERALTCVAQPSPSPGSAEGDKEFADALGYLQLLNSCSDAAGAPACSFSISSSMATTAGTDPVAKWWASLTTVVIHWLRRDEEAAERLYPLVEHLPRALQESERPLPRAALHSFKAARALLGRAKAESGPASLAICEKASGYLRDSLASTPAGSSMDKAVQLMLCDLLLAVRTSLWRQQQPPAPAPGAQASALELRGFQRDLSGLRRLAQSCRPAMRRVFLHEATARLMAGASPARTHQLLDRSLRRRAGPGGKGDAALAAAATELEPRPTRREHAEALLLASCYLPPGFLSAPGQRVGMLAEAARTLEKLGDRRLLHDCQQMLLRLGGGTTVTSS